A DNA window from Brenneria izadpanahii contains the following coding sequences:
- a CDS encoding MdtA/MuxA family multidrug efflux RND transporter periplasmic adaptor subunit, with translation MTKPSRSRLLKLLLLVVLVLIIAGVVWRLWPHGQSGQNGMGRPGGPGGPGAGMMMGGASTLVHAGSATQADVPVYLNALGTVTPNASVTVTSRVDGQLMKVYFTEGQKVEAGQLLAQIDPRSYQATLAQYQAELSENQALLKSAQLTLERYKKLFAQDSLSRQDLDTQIATVGQYSGAIKADEAQIAAAKLNLEYARITAPISGRVGLRLVDAGNMVTSSDTTGIVTITQTQPAAVTFSVPQSNIPVLLKALHNGQSMPVSAFDQDNKTILAEGKAQFISNSIDTSTGTVQLKALFDNEDEALYANQFVNVRLQIGLLSQATVIPSQALQLSSDGSFVFVINQDNTVTRKVVETGPSFGEDQRAIISGVAPGDRVVTEGVDRLANGSKVSVVTAEQEQTGAASGSAKAQ, from the coding sequence ATGACAAAGCCATCGCGTTCCCGACTGTTGAAACTCCTGTTACTTGTCGTATTAGTGTTAATTATCGCCGGCGTGGTCTGGCGTTTGTGGCCGCACGGACAGAGCGGGCAGAACGGTATGGGGCGGCCGGGCGGACCTGGCGGTCCGGGGGCCGGTATGATGATGGGCGGCGCAAGCACGCTGGTTCATGCCGGAAGCGCCACCCAGGCGGATGTGCCGGTGTACCTCAACGCGCTGGGTACGGTAACGCCGAATGCCTCGGTAACGGTGACCAGCCGCGTCGATGGCCAGTTAATGAAAGTCTATTTTACCGAAGGGCAGAAGGTTGAAGCCGGCCAACTGCTGGCGCAGATCGACCCGCGCAGCTACCAGGCGACGCTGGCGCAGTATCAGGCTGAACTGAGTGAAAATCAGGCGCTGCTGAAAAGCGCGCAGCTAACTCTGGAACGCTATAAAAAACTCTTCGCCCAGGATTCGCTTTCCCGCCAGGATCTGGATACGCAGATCGCCACCGTCGGGCAGTACAGCGGGGCGATCAAAGCCGATGAGGCGCAAATCGCCGCCGCGAAGCTGAATCTCGAATACGCGCGCATCACGGCGCCGATTAGCGGCCGCGTCGGTCTGCGCCTGGTGGATGCGGGCAATATGGTAACCAGCAGCGATACCACCGGCATCGTCACCATTACGCAAACTCAACCCGCGGCGGTGACTTTCAGCGTGCCGCAAAGCAACATTCCGGTATTGTTGAAGGCGCTGCATAACGGGCAGAGTATGCCGGTAAGCGCTTTTGATCAGGATAACAAAACGATTCTGGCGGAAGGCAAAGCGCAATTCATCAGCAACAGCATCGACACCAGCACCGGCACCGTGCAGTTAAAAGCCCTGTTCGATAATGAGGATGAGGCGCTGTATGCCAACCAATTCGTCAACGTGCGGCTGCAAATCGGTCTGCTATCGCAGGCGACGGTGATACCTTCCCAGGCGCTGCAGCTTAGCAGCGACGGCAGCTTTGTCTTCGTGATCAACCAGGACAATACCGTGACGCGCAAAGTGGTGGAAACCGGGCCGAGTTTCGGTGAAGACCAACGGGCGATTATTTCCGGCGTGGCGCCGGGGGATCGGGTGGTGACGGAAGGCGTCGATCGCCTGGCCAACGGCAGTAAAGTCAGCGTAGTGACAGCGGAGCAAGAGCAAACCGGCGCGGCCAGTGGGAGCGCCAAGGCTCAATGA
- a CDS encoding GNAT family N-acetyltransferase, translated as MLIVKKSDAPDIEWQALAALLRRAGLGDRDAVKLKQAYQNSQFYWLGYADNKIIAAARAISDLTYASYLADVAISPEFQGRGYGNLLMREIMTTLSQYGKTFIYSVPDKIGFYKKYGYHILATGMVYANPQEIERLRGVGYLAD; from the coding sequence ATGCTAATCGTTAAAAAAAGTGATGCGCCCGACATTGAGTGGCAGGCGCTGGCCGCCCTGTTGCGCCGCGCCGGCTTGGGCGACAGAGACGCGGTTAAATTAAAACAGGCGTATCAAAACAGCCAATTTTATTGGCTTGGCTATGCCGATAATAAAATAATCGCCGCCGCTCGCGCCATCAGCGATTTAACCTACGCATCCTATCTGGCGGACGTGGCGATATCGCCCGAATTTCAAGGCCGGGGGTATGGCAATCTATTGATGCGCGAGATTATGACGACGTTATCCCAATATGGGAAAACCTTTATCTATTCGGTGCCGGATAAAATCGGCTTCTATAAAAAATATGGCTATCATATTCTGGCGACCGGCATGGTTTATGCCAATCCGCAGGAAATAGAACGGCTCAGAGGCGTTGGCTATCTTGCCGATTAA
- a CDS encoding glutathione S-transferase family protein, which produces MLTVWGRRSSSNVQALMWCIGELSLPYHRHDAGHIYGGTNTPEFLAMNPNGTIPVLKDGDEEALWETGAILRYLANRYGPEAFWPKDLSARTNVDKWAEWSKLNIALMFTAPIFWRVVRTPENERDDDAIEKALAAFSAKLKIAEERLSAHDYLAGPDFTLADIQFGHVLYRYYDIAIQRPAFPAVRSYYQRLTERPAFKEHVMVSYDELRA; this is translated from the coding sequence ATGTTAACGGTTTGGGGAAGACGTTCTTCGTCAAATGTTCAGGCACTAATGTGGTGTATCGGCGAGCTAAGTCTGCCCTATCATCGTCATGATGCCGGTCATATTTACGGCGGCACCAATACGCCGGAGTTTCTGGCGATGAATCCGAATGGTACGATCCCGGTACTGAAAGATGGGGACGAAGAAGCGCTATGGGAAACCGGCGCGATTCTCCGCTACCTGGCAAATCGTTATGGACCAGAGGCATTCTGGCCAAAAGATTTGTCTGCACGCACTAACGTCGACAAATGGGCCGAGTGGTCCAAGCTCAATATCGCGTTGATGTTTACCGCGCCGATTTTCTGGCGTGTCGTGCGTACGCCGGAAAACGAACGCGATGATGATGCGATCGAAAAAGCGCTGGCGGCATTCTCCGCCAAACTTAAAATCGCAGAAGAGAGACTGTCGGCGCATGACTATCTGGCCGGCCCGGATTTCACTCTGGCGGATATCCAGTTCGGCCACGTCCTCTACCGTTATTACGATATCGCTATTCAACGCCCCGCGTTTCCAGCCGTCAGAAGCTACTACCAACGGCTGACGGAGCGCCCCGCATTCAAAGAGCATGTGATGGTTTCCTACGACGAGCTGCGGGCTTGA
- a CDS encoding pyrroline-5-carboxylate reductase family protein: MSQIHFIGAGQMAEAIIRAALNGGKLSRDAVTLDDIDAARIATLEERYQLTSRQRGEEALAVADYIVMGVRPQDDIASVSARIRQHASPQATVISIIAGVTIATLTEQLGDARPIARVIPNTLTDTGYGYSGAALNAYVEEAPLRAFLESFGKVMLVEERLLDIFTGYGVAGPNYVYYFLESLIDAGVLAGMPRAQATQIAYENLVGAVAMLNISGKHPRQLMDINNSPAGVGMNGLYALNNSDFAAGLQRSVLAAVKRTTELAGK, encoded by the coding sequence ATGAGTCAGATTCACTTTATTGGGGCGGGGCAGATGGCGGAAGCCATTATTCGGGCGGCGCTGAACGGCGGTAAACTATCGCGTGACGCCGTTACCCTGGATGATATTGACGCCGCCAGGATCGCCACGCTGGAAGAGCGCTACCAGCTGACGTCCCGCCAGCGCGGCGAGGAGGCGCTGGCGGTGGCCGACTATATTGTAATGGGCGTGCGGCCGCAGGACGATATCGCGTCGGTGTCCGCCCGCATCCGCCAGCATGCGTCGCCGCAGGCGACGGTGATTTCCATTATCGCCGGCGTGACGATCGCCACCTTGACCGAACAACTGGGCGACGCGCGGCCTATCGCCCGAGTGATCCCGAATACGCTGACCGATACCGGCTATGGCTACAGCGGCGCGGCGTTGAACGCCTATGTTGAGGAAGCGCCGCTGCGGGCGTTTCTGGAAAGTTTCGGGAAAGTGATGCTGGTGGAAGAGCGGCTGCTGGATATTTTCACCGGTTACGGCGTGGCCGGCCCGAATTACGTGTACTACTTCCTCGAATCGCTGATTGACGCCGGCGTGCTGGCCGGGATGCCGCGGGCGCAGGCGACTCAGATCGCCTATGAAAACCTGGTGGGCGCGGTGGCGATGCTTAATATCAGCGGCAAGCATCCGCGTCAGTTGATGGATATCAACAACTCGCCGGCCGGGGTGGGCATGAATGGGCTGTATGCGTTGAACAACAGCGATTTTGCCGCCGGTTTACAGCGCAGCGTGCTGGCGGCGGTGAAACGAACCACCGAACTGGCGGGTAAATAA
- a CDS encoding VOC family protein: MNINQKATLSLDHVLVTVNHYEQSFENYRRMGFSPSPISYHPWGTVTSFMMFEDNFIELIGVNDASKFGANAVNGFCFGRQMGSFLERGEDGISLIALHSKDARGDYAELIKRFEQHQGVIDFRREIIMDNGQLDEVVVSIGLLIDPRYPEASSFICQQFRPDLIWVDAWRHHPNGATGIEAVTYMARQDEMNVLESRWRNAYGERATWRDGVLTADTGSGLLRAMTPAQAEEHFAGVALPVSVNTKPHAIALTLGTRDGRALRDILTTNQVSHHDAAGRVRVAPETAGNIILEFVDVER, from the coding sequence ATGAATATTAATCAGAAAGCGACGTTAAGTCTCGATCATGTATTGGTGACGGTCAATCATTATGAGCAGTCCTTTGAAAACTACCGCCGGATGGGATTTTCGCCATCGCCCATCAGCTATCATCCGTGGGGAACCGTCACCAGCTTTATGATGTTTGAAGATAATTTCATCGAGCTTATCGGGGTGAACGACGCCAGTAAATTCGGCGCCAATGCGGTCAACGGCTTCTGCTTCGGCCGTCAGATGGGGTCATTTCTGGAGCGCGGCGAGGACGGTATCTCCCTGATTGCGCTGCACAGCAAAGATGCGCGCGGGGATTACGCGGAGTTGATTAAACGCTTTGAACAGCATCAGGGCGTGATCGATTTCCGCCGTGAAATCATCATGGATAACGGCCAACTGGATGAGGTGGTGGTTTCTATCGGTTTACTGATCGATCCCCGCTATCCGGAAGCGTCCAGCTTTATCTGTCAGCAGTTCCGTCCCGATCTGATCTGGGTGGACGCGTGGCGTCATCACCCGAATGGCGCGACCGGCATTGAAGCGGTGACCTACATGGCGCGGCAAGACGAAATGAACGTGCTGGAATCCCGCTGGCGCAACGCTTACGGCGAGCGGGCGACGTGGAGGGACGGCGTGCTGACGGCGGATACCGGCTCCGGTCTGCTGCGGGCGATGACCCCGGCGCAGGCGGAAGAGCACTTCGCGGGCGTGGCGCTGCCGGTTTCGGTTAACACCAAACCTCATGCCATCGCCCTGACGCTGGGCACGCGGGACGGCCGCGCGCTGCGCGATATCCTGACGACCAATCAGGTCAGCCATCATGATGCCGCCGGACGAGTGCGCGTGGCGCCGGAAACGGCAGGTAACATTATCCTTGAATTTGTTGACGTCGAACGCTGA